In Nitrospirota bacterium, the following proteins share a genomic window:
- the uvrC gene encoding excinuclease ABC subunit UvrC yields MAVKQKLSIVPSSPGIYIMKGLRERPIYVGKAKNLRTRLRSYFQESSGLDARKSVMIREIRDFSYIVTANELEALVLEANFIKRFKPKYNIILRDDKNYPYLKLTVNEEWPRLEVVRRIARDGSIYFGPYVPTGIMWETLAFVRRNFPVRTCRHKLDRPMRPCVQYQMGRCLAPCTGDLSRDKYMEAVNEVKLFLQGQRKELLENLQKRMERLSDVLKFEEAANIRDRLRVIEKAWGEQRAVAPELGDMDAIGLYREKQEAVVFMLFIRKGMIIGQRDFFLKRLKDTGDDELLRSFIEQFYSKEILPPPAIILPVQAELHTQRLWLSEKRGGTVKLSIPKTEKEFNVLRMASDNAAIAFRRHKEERVDETLLELKNLLNLKALPERIEAIDVSNISGSEAVGALVVWKDRSFLKDDYRLFKIKTVEGIDDFAMIGEVAGRYFKKKLESVGGEDLPQLLVIDGGRGQLEAALRAMSVFGLSMDVIGLAKERKDRPERVYLPAKATPIPLAPGAASTHLLQRIRDEAHRFAITYHKKLRAKRTLESPLSKIPGIGKVRRLSLLKRFGSLDAIRKATMEELLEVKGIDKKIAEALVGGKK; encoded by the coding sequence ATGGCCGTTAAACAGAAACTCAGCATTGTCCCTTCATCCCCAGGCATTTATATAATGAAAGGTCTCAGGGAAAGACCCATCTATGTCGGCAAGGCAAAGAACCTGCGGACAAGATTACGCTCATATTTTCAGGAATCATCAGGGCTTGATGCAAGAAAATCTGTAATGATAAGAGAAATTAGGGATTTCAGTTATATAGTCACTGCGAATGAGCTTGAGGCCCTTGTGCTTGAGGCAAACTTCATAAAGAGATTTAAACCGAAATATAATATAATCCTGAGGGATGACAAAAACTATCCATATCTTAAACTCACTGTAAATGAGGAATGGCCGAGGCTTGAGGTCGTCAGAAGAATCGCAAGGGATGGCTCCATTTATTTTGGCCCCTATGTCCCTACTGGCATTATGTGGGAGACCCTTGCATTTGTCAGGCGTAATTTCCCTGTAAGGACGTGCAGACACAAACTCGACAGGCCCATGAGACCATGTGTGCAATATCAGATGGGCAGGTGCCTTGCACCATGCACAGGAGACCTCAGCAGGGATAAATACATGGAGGCGGTTAATGAAGTAAAACTCTTTCTCCAGGGACAGAGAAAGGAGCTTCTCGAGAATCTCCAGAAGAGAATGGAGAGGCTTTCAGATGTGTTGAAGTTTGAAGAGGCAGCTAATATAAGGGACAGGCTAAGGGTTATTGAAAAGGCGTGGGGCGAACAGCGGGCAGTTGCGCCTGAGCTTGGAGATATGGATGCCATTGGCCTGTACAGGGAAAAGCAAGAGGCAGTGGTATTTATGCTATTTATAAGAAAGGGGATGATAATCGGGCAGAGGGATTTTTTCCTTAAAAGACTTAAAGATACAGGAGATGACGAACTCCTCAGAAGTTTTATAGAGCAGTTCTATTCAAAAGAAATCCTGCCGCCGCCTGCGATAATCCTTCCAGTTCAGGCAGAGCTCCACACCCAGAGGCTCTGGCTGAGTGAAAAAAGGGGGGGAACTGTAAAACTTTCCATCCCAAAAACTGAGAAGGAGTTTAATGTCCTCCGGATGGCCTCAGACAATGCTGCCATTGCTTTTAGAAGACACAAAGAAGAGAGAGTTGATGAGACCCTTCTCGAGCTAAAGAATCTCCTTAACCTGAAGGCCCTGCCAGAGAGAATCGAGGCCATTGACGTATCCAATATTTCAGGCTCTGAGGCTGTGGGCGCCCTTGTCGTATGGAAAGACAGAAGTTTTCTCAAAGACGATTACAGACTTTTTAAGATAAAAACTGTTGAAGGAATCGATGATTTTGCTATGATAGGAGAGGTAGCTGGCAGGTATTTTAAGAAAAAACTGGAAAGTGTTGGCGGTGAAGACCTCCCGCAACTTTTAGTAATAGATGGAGGTAGGGGCCAGCTCGAGGCTGCCCTTAGAGCTATGTCTGTCTTCGGGCTTTCAATGGATGTGATTGGTCTTGCAAAAGAGAGGAAGGATCGACCTGAAAGGGTATATCTGCCGGCTAAAGCCACACCCATACCCTTGGCACCAGGGGCAGCATCGACGCACCTGCTTCAAAGGATAAGGGATGAAGCCCATAGGTTTGCTATAACTTATCATAAAAAATTAAGGGCAAAACGAACTCTCGAATCTCCTCTATCAAAAATCCCTGGCATAGGGAAGGTTAGGAGGCTTTCCCTGCTCAAAAGATTTGGTAGCCTTGATGCAATAAGGAAAGCAACTATGGAGGAACTGCTTGAGGTAAAGGGGATTGATAAAAAAATTGCTGAAGCCCTTGTTGGAGGTAAAAAATGA
- a CDS encoding phosphotransferase, translated as MIEKGCLEKYLKGLFGEDITLKEFSPLGAGVHGTGFSVVLDTEAGIKRLVLKDLVGEGLGHDLPSDRAAVFLWAKDNYGLLPKHIKAVDVAMLTEAGAVQSIGTGKEYYLLMEEAKGINYFKDLDSMAEKDSLDESDKKKIYMMADYLSEIHKVKKESRILYWRKLRDTIGHGECLMGVFDTYPDGTIDYEEMAEVEKKCIDWRAKLKPGFKRLCQIHGDFHPGNIWFKDSEDFILLDRSRGPWGDAADDITALTINYIFFSINKFGKLYGPYSEALKLFYDRYIRNSGDSELYSVVAPFYAFRGVVVANPVFYPNVTHENRRRIFNFIHSVLEDRTFNPDRVNDYIEAS; from the coding sequence ATGATAGAAAAAGGCTGTCTTGAAAAATACCTCAAAGGACTCTTCGGAGAGGATATTACACTCAAAGAGTTTTCCCCGCTCGGCGCAGGGGTTCACGGGACAGGGTTCTCCGTAGTCCTGGATACAGAGGCAGGGATAAAACGCCTTGTCCTTAAAGACCTTGTAGGCGAAGGGCTCGGCCACGACTTGCCGTCTGACAGGGCAGCGGTATTCCTCTGGGCAAAGGACAATTACGGGCTTTTGCCAAAACACATAAAGGCAGTAGATGTAGCAATGCTTACAGAAGCAGGTGCTGTTCAATCCATCGGGACAGGTAAGGAGTATTATCTCCTCATGGAAGAGGCAAAGGGAATTAATTATTTCAAAGACCTCGATTCTATGGCAGAGAAAGACAGCCTTGACGAATCTGATAAAAAAAAGATTTATATGATGGCAGATTACCTTTCAGAAATCCATAAGGTTAAAAAGGAATCCAGAATCCTTTACTGGAGGAAACTCAGGGACACAATAGGACATGGCGAATGCCTGATGGGAGTGTTTGATACCTATCCTGATGGAACCATTGACTATGAGGAAATGGCAGAGGTAGAGAAAAAGTGCATTGACTGGAGGGCGAAACTGAAGCCCGGGTTCAAAAGGCTATGTCAGATACATGGAGATTTCCATCCCGGCAATATCTGGTTTAAGGACAGCGAAGATTTTATCCTGCTTGATAGAAGCAGGGGCCCATGGGGAGATGCAGCGGATGATATAACTGCGCTTACAATTAATTACATCTTCTTTTCAATCAATAAATTCGGAAAGCTCTATGGCCCGTATTCTGAAGCACTGAAACTATTCTATGACAGGTATATCAGGAACTCAGGGGATTCAGAGCTTTACTCTGTAGTTGCGCCATTCTATGCATTCAGGGGTGTTGTTGTTGCAAATCCTGTTTTCTACCCTAATGTCACTCATGAAAACAGACGCAGGATTTTTAATTTCATCCACAGTGTACTTGAAGACAGAACTTTCAACCCCGACAGGGTGAATGATTATATAGAGGCCAGTTAA
- a CDS encoding ATP-dependent metallopeptidase FtsH/Yme1/Tma family protein, whose protein sequence is MLFNRREVKNLYRNLIVWILFGVVMILLFNLFNAPKKVEEEIIFSDFMAKLDTSEIEEVTIKENHITGRLKNGTKFKSYAADYPDLVKDLRAKGVKITAKPPEQNPWYVTVFFNFGPIILLVFIWIFFMRQMQTGGNKALSFGKSKARLISEKGVKITFADVAGIEEAKVEVQEIIDFLKDPGKFSKLGGKIPKGVLLVGAPGTGKTLLARAIAGEAAVPFFSISGSDFVEMFVGVGASRVRDLFEQGKKNAPCIIFIDEIDAVGRHRGAGLGGGHDEREQTLNQLLVEMDGFEGTGGVIILAATNRPDVLDPALLRPGRFDRQVVVSQPDVKGRLEILKVHTRKIPLAENVTLELIARGTPGFSGADLANLVNEAALFAARQSKSKVEMQDFENAKDKVLMGVERKSMIISESEKRNTAYHEAGHTLVAKLTPNTDPIHKVSIIPRGMALGVTQQLPIDDRYTYSRDYLFNAMSVLLGGRAAEEIALGHMTTGAGNDLERATELARKMVCEWGMSEKLGPLTFGKREEHIFLGKEIARHKDYSEKTAEEIDAEIKRIVFERYEYSKNLLLDNRSILENLARTLLEKETLDGAEIEAIIRESEEIKAFVPEV, encoded by the coding sequence ATTTTATTTAACAGGAGGGAGGTTAAAAATTTGTATAGAAACCTGATTGTCTGGATATTATTCGGCGTAGTCATGATATTACTCTTCAACCTCTTTAATGCCCCAAAGAAGGTCGAAGAGGAAATAATATTTTCTGATTTCATGGCAAAACTGGATACCAGTGAAATAGAAGAAGTAACCATAAAAGAAAACCACATCACCGGACGCCTTAAAAACGGAACAAAATTTAAATCCTATGCTGCTGATTACCCTGACCTGGTTAAAGACCTGCGGGCAAAAGGTGTAAAGATTACAGCAAAACCACCAGAGCAAAACCCCTGGTATGTAACCGTCTTTTTTAACTTTGGGCCGATTATTTTACTTGTCTTCATATGGATATTCTTCATGCGCCAGATGCAGACAGGCGGCAATAAGGCCCTGTCTTTTGGAAAAAGCAAAGCGAGACTTATTTCTGAGAAAGGAGTAAAGATAACTTTTGCTGATGTGGCTGGCATAGAAGAGGCAAAGGTAGAGGTTCAGGAAATAATAGATTTTCTCAAAGACCCTGGCAAGTTTTCAAAGCTTGGAGGCAAAATACCAAAAGGGGTCCTGCTCGTAGGCGCTCCAGGGACAGGTAAAACCCTTCTTGCAAGGGCCATAGCAGGCGAGGCAGCGGTTCCTTTCTTTTCCATAAGTGGCTCTGATTTTGTTGAGATGTTTGTCGGTGTAGGGGCGTCGAGGGTAAGAGACCTTTTTGAACAGGGCAAGAAAAATGCCCCCTGCATAATCTTTATTGATGAGATAGATGCAGTAGGTCGGCACAGGGGCGCTGGCCTCGGTGGAGGTCATGATGAGAGAGAGCAGACCCTTAACCAGCTCCTTGTGGAGATGGATGGCTTTGAGGGGACAGGAGGCGTGATAATTCTCGCTGCTACTAACAGGCCTGATGTCCTTGACCCCGCACTCTTGAGGCCGGGCCGTTTTGACCGGCAGGTCGTTGTATCACAGCCTGATGTAAAAGGTAGACTCGAGATCCTTAAAGTCCACACGAGAAAAATCCCGCTTGCAGAAAATGTAACCCTCGAATTAATCGCAAGGGGCACCCCGGGCTTCTCAGGCGCAGACTTGGCCAATCTTGTGAATGAGGCTGCCCTTTTCGCTGCCAGACAATCCAAGAGCAAGGTTGAAATGCAGGATTTCGAAAATGCAAAGGATAAAGTCCTCATGGGTGTTGAAAGAAAGAGTATGATAATATCCGAATCAGAGAAGCGCAACACCGCTTACCATGAGGCAGGCCATACCCTCGTAGCAAAACTAACGCCTAATACAGACCCTATCCATAAGGTGAGCATAATCCCCAGGGGAATGGCCCTCGGAGTTACACAGCAGCTTCCAATAGATGATAGATACACATACTCCAGAGATTATCTGTTCAATGCAATGTCTGTCCTGCTCGGTGGAAGGGCAGCAGAAGAGATTGCTTTAGGGCACATGACAACCGGGGCAGGAAATGACCTTGAAAGGGCAACCGAGCTGGCAAGGAAGATGGTCTGTGAGTGGGGGATGAGCGAGAAACTGGGGCCACTGACCTTTGGAAAAAGGGAAGAGCACATATTCCTCGGAAAGGAGATTGCGAGACATAAAGATTACTCAGAAAAGACAGCCGAAGAAATAGATGCTGAGATTAAAAGGATTGTCTTTGAAAGGTATGAATACTCTAAGAATCTTCTCCTGGATAATCGTTCCATTCTTGAAAATCTTGCCAGGACCCTCCTTGAAAAAGAGACCCTCGATGGCGCTGAAATAGAGGCCATAATAAGGGAATCAGAAGAAATAAAGGCATTCGTCCCAGAGGTATAG
- the folP gene encoding dihydropteroate synthase has product MPLREQGGCLKLAWRDFIFDFTKKTYIMGVLNVTPDSFSDGGLYLNKERAVEHALRLVEEGADIIDVGGESTRPGSDPVPLEEELRRVLPVIESIAKKVNVPISIDTYKASVARAAISSGASIVNDISGLRFDPDMPGVIAKAGVPVVIMHIKGTPRDMQLNPSYDALIPEIMDYFNYSIKIAMNAGIPEDLIIIDPGIGFGKTVEHNLEIIKRLGEFSSIKKPILIGPSRKSFIGKVLGDLPVNERLEGTAAAVAIAILNGANIIRVHDVKAMARVAKVADAIVRQ; this is encoded by the coding sequence ATGCCTTTACGAGAGCAAGGGGGCTGTTTGAAACTCGCCTGGAGAGACTTCATTTTTGACTTCACCAAAAAAACTTACATCATGGGGGTTCTGAATGTCACTCCTGATTCTTTCTCTGACGGTGGACTCTATCTAAATAAAGAGAGGGCTGTTGAACATGCCCTCAGGCTGGTGGAAGAGGGAGCGGATATCATAGATGTTGGAGGAGAATCCACGAGGCCAGGTTCAGACCCGGTGCCTTTAGAAGAAGAGCTTAGGAGAGTCTTGCCTGTGATTGAGTCAATTGCAAAAAAAGTAAATGTGCCTATATCCATTGATACTTATAAAGCCTCTGTTGCGAGGGCTGCCATATCTTCAGGCGCCTCTATTGTGAATGACATAAGCGGCCTGAGGTTTGACCCTGATATGCCAGGGGTCATTGCAAAGGCTGGCGTCCCTGTTGTCATTATGCACATAAAGGGCACACCAAGAGATATGCAGTTAAATCCATCCTACGATGCCTTAATCCCTGAGATCATGGATTATTTCAATTACAGTATCAAAATAGCGATGAACGCCGGCATACCCGAAGACCTGATAATAATTGACCCTGGAATAGGTTTTGGAAAGACTGTGGAGCACAACCTTGAAATCATAAAGAGGCTCGGTGAATTTTCTTCCATCAAAAAACCAATCTTGATTGGCCCGTCAAGGAAGTCTTTTATAGGGAAGGTGCTCGGAGACCTGCCAGTTAACGAAAGGCTTGAGGGCACAGCAGCAGCAGTTGCAATTGCAATACTCAATGGCGCAAATATAATAAGGGTACACGATGTGAAAGCTATGGCAAGAGTGGCAAAGGTTGCAGATGCGATAGTTCGTCAATAG
- a CDS encoding DUF3617 family protein: MKKKGICITVGAVLCAVSLFVSTPALAVDMKEGKWEHTMEMKMEGMPMEIPMMPITTTECLSQKDIVPQTAQKEKEQNCKILDQKITGNKVIWKVKCVEKGSVTEGEGEITYSGTTYAGTLKTKITDKSGQVMRSTTKMKGRRIGDCK, encoded by the coding sequence ATGAAAAAGAAAGGTATTTGCATCACAGTAGGAGCGGTACTCTGTGCCGTTTCGCTGTTTGTTTCAACTCCAGCACTGGCTGTTGACATGAAGGAAGGCAAGTGGGAGCATACCATGGAGATGAAGATGGAAGGCATGCCCATGGAGATCCCTATGATGCCCATTACCACGACCGAGTGCCTGTCACAGAAGGACATTGTCCCCCAGACCGCGCAGAAGGAGAAGGAGCAGAACTGTAAGATTCTTGATCAGAAGATCACCGGCAACAAGGTGATATGGAAGGTCAAGTGCGTCGAGAAAGGTTCGGTGACCGAGGGTGAAGGGGAAATCACTTACAGCGGGACCACCTATGCGGGAACGCTGAAGACAAAGATCACGGACAAGAGCGGGCAGGTTATGCGCTCGACAACCAAGATGAAGGGCCGCCGCATCGGGGACTGCAAGTAG
- a CDS encoding OmpA family protein: MKNEARRRADAVVKELTTKHGIAAARLRADGVGPLSPVASNDTDEGRAKNRRVELVKQ, translated from the coding sequence ATAAAAAATGAAGCTCGCCGGAGGGCTGATGCGGTAGTTAAAGAACTAACAACCAAACACGGCATTGCTGCTGCACGTTTACGGGCAGATGGCGTCGGCCCTCTGTCGCCTGTGGCTTCGAACGATACCGATGAAGGCAGGGCGAAAAACAGAAGGGTAGAATTAGTTAAACAGTAG
- a CDS encoding DUF4870 domain-containing protein, with the protein MSNTEQKQVELGTSSSGLQPNLAAALAYVLTVITGIIIFVIEKENKYVRFHAMQAILFGAAWIILWIVLGIVSIALAFVPVVGWIISAVIYLGLGLGGFILWLFVIYKAYQGERFKLPIVGDIAEKNA; encoded by the coding sequence ATGTCTAACACAGAGCAAAAACAGGTAGAATTAGGGACTTCAAGTAGTGGGCTTCAGCCGAATCTTGCTGCAGCCCTGGCTTATGTTCTGACAGTTATAACCGGCATAATCATCTTTGTAATCGAGAAGGAGAATAAATATGTCCGGTTTCATGCAATGCAGGCGATCTTATTTGGGGCTGCATGGATCATTCTCTGGATAGTCCTGGGTATAGTCTCGATTGCCTTAGCATTTGTCCCTGTAGTTGGATGGATTATCAGTGCTGTGATTTACCTTGGATTAGGTCTCGGTGGATTCATCCTCTGGTTATTTGTCATATATAAGGCATATCAGGGAGAAAGATTCAAGCTCCCCATTGTTGGAGATATTGCTGAGAAGAATGCATAA
- a CDS encoding TIGR00159 family protein, which yields MEILKQFRWQDIFDVLLVAIILYRVLLIIKGTRAAQMLIGLGVLLLASLLSRYIELYTIDWLIQSFWAQIVIAIIILFQPEIRRALAQMGEAPFLPSLAPAEELKSLEEIVKASIALANRKIGALIVLERETSLRDFIEIGTPLDAKVSRELILSIFHPTSPIHDGAVIIKGNRVIAAGCFLPLTLSTELSKTFGTRHRAGIGLTEETDAVAIIISEETGSIATAVGGKLEKNVDMGSLRDFLTDAFAAPKEKKR from the coding sequence ATGGAAATCCTCAAACAGTTCAGGTGGCAGGATATTTTTGATGTCCTTCTCGTGGCAATAATACTCTACCGCGTGCTTTTAATTATTAAGGGGACCAGGGCAGCCCAGATGCTGATAGGCCTCGGCGTATTGCTTCTCGCATCACTGCTTTCCAGGTATATAGAACTTTACACCATAGACTGGCTTATTCAGAGCTTCTGGGCACAGATAGTGATAGCCATTATAATTTTATTCCAGCCAGAGATAAGGCGCGCACTGGCCCAGATGGGAGAAGCCCCTTTTCTTCCGTCCCTCGCACCGGCCGAAGAGTTGAAGTCTCTCGAAGAAATAGTAAAAGCATCTATAGCCCTTGCAAATAGGAAAATTGGCGCCCTGATAGTCCTTGAGAGGGAGACAAGCCTCAGGGATTTTATTGAGATTGGCACACCCCTCGACGCAAAGGTATCGAGGGAGCTTATCCTGAGTATCTTCCACCCGACATCTCCTATACATGACGGCGCTGTGATTATAAAAGGCAACAGGGTCATTGCCGCAGGATGTTTCTTGCCCCTCACCCTGAGTACCGAACTTTCAAAAACTTTCGGAACAAGGCACAGGGCCGGTATCGGCCTGACAGAGGAGACAGATGCAGTTGCAATAATAATCTCTGAAGAGACAGGCAGCATTGCTACTGCGGTGGGAGGCAAACTCGAAAAGAATGTAGATATGGGTTCTCTCAGGGATTTCCTCACAGATGCCTTTGCAGCACCAAAGGAAAAGAAGAGATGA